From a region of the Rhodococcus sp. 4CII genome:
- the gndA gene encoding NADP-dependent phosphogluconate dehydrogenase: MTIDNTEGARAQIGVTGLAVMGSNIARNFARHGHTVALHNRSIAKTDALIAEHGSEGDFVRTETIEEFVAALQKPRRVLIMVKAGDPTDAVIEELASAMEPGDIIIDGGNALYTDTIRREASLRERGLHFVGAGISGGEEGALNGPSIMPGGPKESYAALGPLLESIAAQVDGTPCCTHIGPDGSGHFVKMVHNGIEYADMQLIGEAYNLFRDALGYDADQIADVFTEWNAGDLESYLVEITAEVLKQKDAKTGKALVDVIVDAAEQKGTGRWTVKSALDLGVPVTGIAEAVFARALSGSRAQRKAAVGLASGVLADKPTDAAQFTEDIRQALYASKVVAYAQGFDQIAAGSAEYDWDLHPADLATIWRGGCIIRARFLNRIKDAYDENPALPSLILAPYFRDAIETAIDSWRRVVSTATLLGIPVPAFASSLSYYDALRAERLPAALTQGQRDFFGAHTYERVDAEGKFHTLWSGDRSEVQV, encoded by the coding sequence ATGACTATCGACAACACTGAGGGTGCCCGCGCCCAGATCGGCGTCACGGGACTGGCCGTCATGGGCTCGAACATCGCCCGCAACTTCGCCCGGCACGGTCACACCGTCGCACTGCACAACCGCAGCATCGCGAAGACCGACGCTCTCATCGCAGAGCACGGCAGCGAGGGCGATTTCGTCCGGACGGAGACGATCGAGGAGTTCGTGGCGGCGCTTCAGAAGCCGCGCCGCGTGCTGATCATGGTCAAGGCCGGTGACCCCACCGACGCCGTCATCGAGGAACTCGCCTCGGCGATGGAGCCCGGTGACATCATCATCGACGGCGGCAACGCCCTGTACACGGACACGATCCGACGCGAGGCGTCCCTCCGGGAACGCGGCCTGCACTTCGTCGGCGCCGGCATCTCCGGTGGCGAGGAGGGCGCGCTGAACGGCCCGTCGATCATGCCGGGCGGACCGAAGGAGTCGTACGCGGCCCTCGGACCGCTGCTCGAATCGATCGCCGCACAGGTCGACGGCACCCCCTGCTGCACGCACATCGGCCCCGACGGCTCCGGGCACTTCGTGAAGATGGTCCACAACGGCATCGAGTACGCCGACATGCAGCTCATCGGCGAGGCGTACAACCTGTTCCGCGACGCGCTCGGCTACGACGCCGACCAGATCGCCGACGTGTTCACCGAATGGAACGCCGGCGACCTCGAGAGCTACCTCGTGGAAATCACCGCCGAGGTCCTGAAGCAGAAGGACGCGAAGACCGGCAAGGCCCTCGTCGACGTGATCGTCGACGCCGCCGAGCAGAAGGGCACCGGCCGCTGGACCGTCAAGTCCGCGCTCGACCTCGGCGTCCCGGTCACCGGCATCGCCGAGGCGGTGTTCGCCCGCGCCCTGTCCGGCTCGCGCGCGCAGCGCAAGGCGGCCGTCGGTCTCGCCTCCGGCGTTCTCGCGGACAAGCCCACCGACGCCGCACAGTTCACCGAGGACATCCGGCAGGCGCTGTATGCGTCGAAGGTCGTCGCGTACGCGCAGGGATTCGACCAGATCGCGGCCGGTAGCGCCGAATACGACTGGGACCTGCACCCCGCCGACCTCGCGACCATCTGGCGCGGCGGCTGCATCATCCGCGCGCGGTTCCTCAACCGCATCAAGGACGCCTACGACGAGAACCCGGCGCTGCCGAGCCTCATCCTGGCGCCGTACTTCCGGGACGCCATCGAGACGGCCATCGACAGCTGGCGCCGCGTGGTGTCCACCGCCACGCTGCTGGGTATCCCGGTGCCGGCGTTCGCGTCGTCGCTGTCCTACTACGACGCCCTGCGCGCCGAGCGGCTGCCGGCGGCCCTGACCCAGGGACAGCGAGACTTCTTCGGCGCCCACACCTACGAGCGGGTCGACGCGGAGGGCAAATTCCACACCCTCTGGAGCGGTGACCGCAGCGAAGTGCAGGTCTGA
- a CDS encoding DEAD/DEAH box helicase translates to MPDHELPPPAPVGESFLTLGLPAVMIHALDRGGIAAPFPIQAATIPDVLAGRDVLGRAPTGSGKTLAFGLPMLVRLKGAASRRGYPRGIVLVPTRELALQIERALDEPALSVGLRVANVVGGVPVKRQVEVLSRGVDLLIATPGRLADHLTQGSVSLDDVTVLTLDEADHMADLGFLPQVTTILDRTPADGQRLLFSATLDGDVDALVRRYLRDPVTHATAPAAAAVPTMRHHLLYVDREDKYSVVAHIGSRSGRTLMFVRTKHGVDRVAKELHAAGVAAGALHGGKAQNNRTRTLESFADGTTPVLVATDVAARGIHVDGITLVVHVDPPTEAKDYLHRAGRTARAGESGVVVTLVTEEERAEVEKLTRKAGIDVDGTPVRPGDRVLAEITGARRPSGKAVPAPDTRAPAQDTPRKGRQAHDPGGRQARRGRPGDSEASRAGARRGRRPGPASTPHGHRNRGAH, encoded by the coding sequence ATGCCCGACCACGAACTTCCCCCGCCCGCACCGGTGGGTGAGTCGTTCCTCACGCTCGGTCTCCCCGCGGTGATGATCCACGCCCTCGACCGCGGCGGCATCGCGGCGCCGTTCCCGATCCAGGCGGCCACCATCCCCGACGTCCTCGCGGGCAGGGACGTGCTGGGCCGGGCCCCGACCGGATCCGGCAAGACCCTCGCGTTCGGGCTGCCGATGCTCGTGCGACTCAAGGGCGCCGCCAGCAGGCGCGGCTATCCGCGCGGCATCGTCCTGGTCCCTACCCGCGAACTGGCCCTGCAGATCGAGCGGGCGCTGGACGAACCGGCGCTGTCGGTGGGACTGCGGGTGGCGAACGTCGTCGGCGGTGTGCCCGTCAAACGCCAGGTCGAGGTCCTGTCCCGGGGCGTCGACCTGCTGATCGCGACGCCGGGACGCCTCGCCGACCACCTGACGCAGGGATCGGTGTCGCTGGACGACGTGACGGTGCTGACCCTCGACGAGGCCGACCACATGGCCGACCTCGGGTTCCTGCCGCAGGTCACCACGATCCTGGACCGGACCCCGGCGGACGGTCAGCGGCTGCTGTTCTCGGCGACCCTCGACGGCGACGTCGACGCCCTCGTCCGGCGGTACCTGCGCGACCCGGTGACGCACGCGACGGCGCCGGCCGCGGCGGCGGTGCCGACGATGCGGCACCACCTCCTGTACGTCGACAGGGAGGACAAGTATTCGGTTGTGGCACATATCGGTTCACGCTCCGGTCGGACGTTGATGTTCGTGCGCACCAAACACGGTGTGGACCGGGTGGCGAAGGAACTGCACGCCGCCGGCGTCGCGGCCGGCGCCCTGCACGGCGGGAAGGCGCAGAACAACCGCACCCGCACCCTCGAATCCTTCGCCGACGGCACCACCCCGGTCCTGGTGGCCACCGACGTGGCGGCCCGCGGCATCCACGTCGACGGCATCACGCTCGTCGTGCACGTCGATCCGCCCACCGAGGCCAAGGACTACCTGCACCGTGCGGGGCGGACCGCGCGCGCCGGCGAGTCCGGCGTGGTGGTCACCCTCGTCACCGAGGAGGAGCGCGCCGAGGTCGAGAAGCTGACCCGCAAGGCCGGGATCGACGTCGACGGCACCCCGGTGCGGCCCGGCGACCGGGTGCTGGCCGAGATCACCGGCGCCCGCCGCCCCAGCGGGAAGGCGGTGCCCGCGCCCGACACGAGGGCCCCCGCGCAGGACACCCCGAGGAAGGGCCGGCAGGCGCACGACCCCGGTGGGCGGCAAGCCCGCCGCGGCAGGCCCGGCGACAGCGAGGCGTCCCGGGCGGGTGCCCGCCGCGGCCGCAGACCCGGACCTGCGTCAACTCCGCACGGACACCGCAACCGAGGGGCACACTGA
- a CDS encoding DMT family transporter: protein MSLPFASMVCALIAALLFACASVAQQSAASAVPEDAGLMTTLLRSPRWWAGFVGDGGGYVMQAVALALGSVLVVQPLLVTALLFALPLSAKFSGYRLTRATWALAVALAVALAIFLVVGDPTEGNIDAPFREWLVPLGILLAVVAVAASTGMSKIDPGWRALLLGGAGGILYGVAVAFTKYVVELVPRGLGAVLSSWQAWALVAAGLVGVYLQQRAFQVGPLSTSLPALTIAEPLAAVFLGMTVLDERLRVEGPGLVVVGCAVAVMLISTIGLSRSQAQRTSDTAATSPVSS, encoded by the coding sequence ATGTCCCTGCCGTTCGCATCGATGGTGTGCGCGCTGATTGCGGCGCTGCTGTTCGCGTGCGCGTCGGTGGCGCAGCAGAGCGCGGCGTCCGCGGTCCCCGAGGACGCCGGGTTGATGACCACCCTGCTGCGCAGTCCACGCTGGTGGGCCGGTTTCGTCGGCGACGGCGGCGGCTACGTGATGCAAGCGGTCGCGTTGGCGCTGGGATCGGTGCTGGTGGTCCAGCCGCTGCTGGTGACTGCCCTGCTGTTCGCGCTGCCGTTGTCGGCGAAATTCTCCGGCTACCGGCTCACCCGCGCCACGTGGGCGCTCGCCGTCGCCCTGGCTGTCGCGCTCGCGATCTTCCTGGTGGTCGGCGACCCCACCGAGGGGAACATCGACGCCCCGTTCCGGGAATGGCTGGTGCCGCTCGGCATCCTGCTCGCGGTGGTGGCAGTGGCCGCCTCCACCGGGATGTCGAAGATCGACCCCGGGTGGCGGGCGCTGCTGCTCGGTGGGGCGGGCGGCATCCTCTACGGGGTGGCCGTGGCGTTCACCAAATACGTCGTCGAACTCGTGCCGCGCGGGCTGGGGGCGGTACTGAGCAGCTGGCAGGCGTGGGCGCTCGTCGCCGCCGGTCTGGTCGGCGTGTACCTGCAGCAGCGCGCCTTCCAGGTGGGACCGCTGTCGACGTCACTGCCCGCGCTGACCATCGCCGAACCCCTCGCCGCCGTGTTCCTCGGCATGACCGTCCTCGACGAGCGCCTGCGGGTGGAAGGACCCGGCCTCGTCGTGGTCGGCTGCGCGGTGGCGGTGATGCTGATCTCGACCATCGGACTGTCCCGGTCGCAGGCGCAGCGGACATCCGACACCGCCGCAACTTCCCCGGTATCGTCCTGA
- a CDS encoding DEAD/DEAH box helicase translates to MTNAVQTTSAPLEQAETETPDQTATGADAATVTFAEIGLPAPLVQALARNSITTPSPIQALAVPDALAGTNVLGRAQTGSGKTLAFGLPMLTRLARHEDRPAPKRPRALVLVPTRELAFQVVDSLNSYAGAMGVTVRPAVGGTPFTKQVDQLRRGVDILVATPGRLGDHLRQGTCILDSIEITALDEADQMADMGFLPEVRSILGETPADGQRLLFSATLDREVQSLVRQFLPDHVQHSTEDGRASVDTMEHYVLLVDRGQKDNVLAEIGAREGGRTIMFARTKLGCEGITDRLRAVGIAAEALHGGKAQNQRTRVLERFKNGRTPVLVATDVAARGIHVDGIDLVVHVDPPADHKDYLHRAGRTARAGEKGTVVAIVLPNQKRTFRRLTGMAGVDATAVPVTPGSEKLASITGAKAPSGEPVRDTYFRSERGGDRKFGDRGPRREGGYAGRDGGGYRGNRNDRGDRGERSYGDRPSGGRGFEGRGPRRDQSDTRSGGYRGERPQRDGDNRGGGYRGDRDNRSFGDRAPRRDFGDSGPRREYGGGTGAPRRDFGDRGDSHRGSGERSFDRGAPRRDFGDNRGGAGGFRRDDRRDERRPASTGGGFRSRTERRSYDGFDGPQRERRS, encoded by the coding sequence GTGACCAACGCTGTCCAGACGACGTCTGCCCCACTCGAGCAGGCCGAGACCGAAACCCCGGATCAGACCGCCACCGGAGCCGACGCGGCCACCGTGACGTTCGCCGAGATCGGCCTGCCCGCACCCCTGGTGCAGGCCCTCGCCCGTAACTCCATCACCACCCCCTCCCCCATCCAGGCGCTCGCCGTCCCGGACGCGCTGGCCGGCACCAACGTCCTCGGCCGCGCACAGACCGGATCCGGCAAGACCCTCGCGTTCGGTCTGCCGATGCTCACCCGCCTCGCCCGCCACGAGGACCGGCCGGCACCCAAGCGTCCCCGCGCGCTGGTGCTCGTGCCCACCCGGGAACTCGCGTTCCAGGTGGTCGACTCCCTCAATTCGTATGCGGGCGCCATGGGTGTGACCGTGCGCCCCGCCGTCGGCGGCACCCCCTTCACCAAGCAGGTCGACCAGCTGCGCCGCGGCGTCGACATCCTCGTCGCCACCCCCGGCCGCCTCGGCGACCACCTGCGCCAGGGCACCTGCATCCTCGACTCCATCGAGATCACCGCGCTGGACGAGGCCGATCAGATGGCCGACATGGGCTTCCTGCCCGAGGTCCGCTCCATCCTCGGCGAGACCCCCGCCGACGGCCAGCGCCTGCTGTTCTCGGCCACCCTGGACCGTGAGGTTCAGTCGCTGGTCCGCCAGTTCCTGCCCGACCACGTGCAGCACTCCACCGAGGACGGTCGCGCCAGCGTCGACACGATGGAGCACTACGTGCTGCTCGTCGACCGCGGTCAGAAGGACAACGTCCTCGCCGAAATCGGTGCCCGCGAGGGCGGCCGCACGATCATGTTCGCCCGCACCAAGCTCGGCTGCGAGGGAATCACCGACCGGCTCCGTGCGGTCGGGATCGCCGCCGAGGCGCTGCACGGCGGCAAGGCGCAGAACCAGCGCACCCGCGTCCTCGAACGGTTCAAGAACGGCCGCACCCCGGTGCTCGTCGCCACCGACGTCGCCGCCCGCGGCATCCACGTCGACGGCATCGACCTGGTCGTACACGTCGACCCGCCGGCCGACCACAAGGACTACCTGCACCGTGCGGGCCGGACGGCGCGCGCAGGCGAGAAGGGCACCGTCGTCGCGATCGTGCTTCCCAACCAGAAGCGCACGTTCCGCCGGCTGACCGGGATGGCGGGCGTCGACGCCACCGCCGTGCCCGTCACCCCCGGTTCGGAGAAGCTGGCCAGCATCACCGGCGCCAAGGCGCCCAGCGGAGAACCGGTGCGCGACACCTACTTCCGCAGTGAGCGCGGCGGCGACCGCAAGTTCGGTGACCGCGGACCCCGCCGCGAGGGCGGATACGCCGGTCGCGACGGCGGCGGGTACCGCGGCAACCGGAACGATCGCGGCGACCGCGGCGAGCGCAGTTACGGCGATCGTCCGTCCGGTGGGCGCGGCTTCGAGGGTCGCGGCCCGCGCCGCGACCAGTCGGACACCCGGTCCGGCGGATACCGGGGCGAACGACCCCAGCGCGACGGTGACAACCGTGGCGGCGGATACCGCGGTGACCGCGACAACCGCTCGTTCGGTGACCGGGCTCCGCGCCGCGACTTCGGGGACAGCGGTCCCCGCCGCGAGTACGGAGGCGGCACCGGCGCCCCGCGCCGCGACTTCGGTGACCGCGGCGACAGCCACCGCGGGTCCGGCGAGCGCAGCTTCGACCGCGGTGCTCCGCGCCGCGACTTCGGCGACAACCGCGGCGGCGCAGGCGGGTTCCGTCGCGACGACCGCCGCGACGAGCGTCGTCCCGCATCGACCGGTGGCGGGTTCCGCAGCCGCACGGAACGTCGTTCGTACGACGGCTTCGACGGACCGCAGCGGGAGCGCCGCAGCTGA